In Magnetospirillum sp. 15-1, the sequence CCCAACTTCGCCAACCGGATCAAGGGCGGGCATCCGCTCAACGTCTACGGCTCGGGCAACCAGACCCGCACCTTCTGCTACATCACCGACGCCATGGTCGGCTTCCTGCTGGTGATCCTGCGCGGCGTGCCGGGCGAGGCCTACAACATCGGCAATCCCAAGCCGGAAATTTCCATGGTCGACCTGGTCAACCGGATTTCGGACGTGCTCGGCAAGCCGGTGGCGCACAACGTCATCGAATACCCGGATTCCTATCCCGCCGACGAGCCCAACCGGCGCTGCCCGGATATCCGCAAGGCCAAGCTGCAGCTCAAGTTCGAGCCCAGTGTGGAGCTCAACGAGGGTCTGCGCCGCTTCCTCACCTGGGCGGACGGCGTCTATACGGGCGAACAGTAATGGAAGCCCTGTCCTGAACGGTGATCGCAGACAAGCGCATGGAGTCTGCGTCATCGTTCAGGGCAGGGTTCTTCTTTTTGGGGTACTGCGAGCATAGCCGTGCTATTAGGTCGGCGCCGGAACGCCCTACCTCCTTGGAACCATCGTGAGCAATCCCAGTTCGCCCATTCCCCACTATGAAGGCCGGGATCTGGAAATCCTTGCCGACGCCCCCCGCTATCAATCCTGGATCGTCGACCAGTTTCGGCCATATCTCGGTGGGCATGTGGTCGAGTACGGTGCGGGGTTCGGCTCCATTTCGATCCTGCTCGCCCCCAATTGCCGCCGCCTCGATCTGGTGGAGCCATCGGAGCCGCTGATCCCTCCCCTGACCCGTCGAGTGGCCAGTCTGGAGCATGTTTCGGTATTGCGCTCCAGCCTGGAATCCCATGTGGCCGAGCTTGCCGACAATAGTCTGGACGGCGTCGTCCTGGTCAACGTCCTGGAACACGTGGAAGATGACATCGCGGCTCTGCGCCAGTTGGCCCGCGTCATCAAGCCGGGTGGGCATCTGATGCTCTACGTTCCGGCCTTGTCCTGGCTTATGAGCGAACTGGATCGGATGCACGGGCATCACCGCCGCTATTCACGGCAGGATCTGCGTTCGCGCGTCTCCGCGGCAGGTCTTAGGGTGCTCCGTGATGGGTATATGGATCTGGTGGGCGTGGTGCCCTGGTGGCTGATCAACGTGGTGGGCGGAAGCACGGCCTTCAGCCCCCGCATGATCAAGCTGTATGACCGGCTGTTCGTGCCCGCGACCAAGATCATCGAGCGCCTTGTGGGAGCTCCCATCGGCAAGAATCTGATTCTGGTGGCGCACAAGCCTCTGGCGCCGAGCGAATCCTGAGGCTCGCGGGCGGAAGGTCGCTGATCGTCGTGATAGTCGACGCCCAGGCGAAAAGCCCGGCCATCCTTGACACAAACCGGCGTTGATTTTACACACCGGTGCAGGCCGGAGAGCGGGAGGATTGGGATGACGCAGGCGGGTAAGGCTGACGCAGGGCCGGCGATTGTCCCGGTCATCCTGTCGGGCGGCGCCGGAACGCGGCTGTGGCCGCTGTCGCGTGAGAAGTTTCCCAAGCAATTGCAGAATCTGACCTCGGAGCTCTCGCTGCTTCAGGAGACGGCGTTGCGGGCCCAGGCCGTGCCCGGTACCGGCGCTCCCATCATCGTCTGCAACCAGGAGCACCGCTTCATCGTCGCCGAACAAATGCGCGAGATCGGTATCGAGCCGCGCGCCATCGTCGTCGAGCCTCTGGGGCGCAATACCGCCGCCGCCGCCGCCGTCGCCGCCCTGGTGCTGGAGGCCGAACCCGACGCGCTGCTGCTGGTGATGCCTTCCGATCATACCGTGCGCAAGCCCGAAGGCTTCGTCGGCGCGGTGCGCATCGCCGTGCCCCTGGCCCGGGCCGGTCATCTGGTCACCTTCGGCATCGTTCCCGATTCGCCCGCTACCGGCTATGGCTACATCCATCGCGGTGCGTCCATCGCCGGCCACGACGGCGCCCATATGGTCGACCGCTTCGTCGAGAAACCCGATCTGGCCACCGCTCAGGCCTTCCTGGCCACCGGCGCCTATAGCTGGAACAGCGGCATCTTCATGTTCTCGTCGGCCGCCATCCTGGCCGAGATGGGCCGCCTGCGCCCCGATATCCTGGACGGCAGCCGCGCCGCCCTGGCCCAAGGCGCCACCGATCTGTTCTTCTTCCGCCTGGACGAGGCCGCCTTCGCCGCCGTCCCCTCGCTCTCCATTGATTATGCCGTGATGGAGCACACCGCCAAGGCCGCGGTGGTGCCCGCGGAGATGGGCTGGTCCGACCTGGGGTCGTGGTCGGCCCTGTGGGCGGAACTGGAGCAGGACGCCGACGGCAACGTCATCCGTGGCGACGCCTTCGCCCACGATTCCAAGGGCTGCCTGCTGCGCAGCGACGGCCCGCTGGTGGCCGCCCTGGGGCTGGAGGACATGATCGTCGTCGCCACCGGCGACGTGGTCATGGTCGCCGACAAGAGCCGTGACCAGGAGGTCAAGGCCCTGGTCGACGACCTCAAGGCCAGGGGCCGCGACGAAGCCGTCCAGCCGGCCCGGGTCTACCGCCCCTGGGGCTGGTTCGAAACCATCGACGAAGGTCCCCGCTTCCGCTGCAAGCACATCCTGGTCAAGCCGGATTCCAAGCTGTCGCTGCAAAAGCACTGGCACCGCTCCGAGCACTGGATCGTCGTCACCGGGACCGCCCTGGTCACCTGCGGCGACAAGACCTTCCTGCTGCGCGAGAACGAATCCACCTTCATCCCCAGCGGCACGCCCCACCGCCTGGAAAATCCCGGCAAGATTCCGCTCCGGATGATCGAGGTGCAGTCGGGCGAGTATGTGGGTGAGGACGATATCGTCCGCTTCGAGGACGATTACGGCCGAACGGCTTGACCCCCGCCGGCCTTGGGCACGCAGTCAAAGCCGCCGCCGTGATTGCGCAGCAGAAAATAGCCGGTAAGGTCGACAAGGCAGGCCGGGTCGGCCACCAGCGGCCACAGGACATCGGCACCGACGAACAGATGGCGCTGATCCTCTGCTGACCCGGCACCGGTCCAGACCGTGGTGGCCTGTGCACCCCAGCTGAACCCCTCCATCAAACGATAGCGCCAATGCCCCGGCGGGCTCGCCTTCAAGCCGGCCTGACGGGCGATGATCCACTCGAAGCCCTGCTGGCCCTGGGTGAAGAGGTAGACGCGGGGCGGCTGGGCCGCCAGACCGGCCAGGTGCCGGGCCAGGGAATCCGCCTCGGTGGTGACCTGCGCCACCAGGGCCGCCGCCGCCGGACTCTCGCTGCCTCGGAATTGGGCATTGTCCAGGCTGGCCCCCACGGCGCGGACCTGCTGTAGCACCAGCACTGCCACGGCCAGCGCAAGCAGCCGGGGCCACAGCTTCCCCCGTTTGGCCAGCGCCGCCAGCACGGCCTCGGCCAGCAGCACCGTTCCAACCACATGCACCACGCGCAGGCCAACCCGGCTATAGCGGGGCAACGACGCCAGCTGCTCGCGCTCGTAGGCGGTGAAGCAGAAGGCGTAATACCAGCCTGCGCTGATTGAAACTCACGTGGGGGATTCCCAAGATCGCCCGGATATGATTCACCATGGCAAACAGTGGGAGGTTTGCCATGGGTGCCCCGATACCGCTTCGTCCGGACTTTGATGGTTCTGTTCTTCGCCGTCTTGCCCGCGCCTCGGATGATGCCGATCAGACGCGTCGTCTGTTGGCGCTGGCGTCGATCTATGACGGCGGCAGTCGGAGCGGCGCGGCGAAGCTGGGCGGGGTCGGGCTCCAGGTGGTTCGGGATTGGGTGGTGCACTTCAATTCGGACGGACCTGCGGGCCTGATCGACCGCAAGGCTCCCGGCCAGGTGTCGAAGCTGAATGCTGAGCAACGCCAGTCCTTGGTTGACAAGGTGGAGCGCGGCCCGATCCCGGCGGTCGATGGGGTCGTCCGTTGGCGCCTCAAGGATCCGGCCCTGTGGCTCTTCGAGGATTTCGGCATCTCGCTGGACGAGACGACGGTGGGGCGAGAATTGAAGGCGATGGGCTTCCGCAAGCTGTCGGCGCGGCCTCGCCATCATGCCCAGAACGGCGATGCCGTTGAGGATTTTAAAAAAGTTTCCCCACCGAGCTGGCGGCGATCCGGGCCAAGCTGCCGCCAGGAACCGACATAGAGGTCTGGTGGCAGGACGAGGCCCGGGTCGGGCAAAAGAACAAGATCACCCGCCGCTGGGCCAAGCGGGGGACGCGCCCTTCGGCGCCCCATGACCAGCGCACCCAGTCCGCCTACATCTTCGGCGCCATCTGCCCCGAGCGCGGTGTCGGCGCCGCCCTCGTCCTGCCGCGCTGCGACACCCTCGCCATGCAGTGGCACCTGGACGAGATCGCATCCCAAGTGAGGCCGGGCGCCCACGCCGTCCTCATGCTCGATCAGGCGGGATGGCACACCGCCGACAAGCTGGCCGTGCCGGACAACATCACCATCCTGCCCTTGCCGCCCCGCTCGCCGGAACTCAATCCGGTCGAAAACATCTGGCAGTTCATCCGCCAGAACTGGCTCTCCAACCGTGTCTTCGAATCCTACGACCAGATCATCGCCTTGTGCTGCCATGCATGGAACAGGCTCATCGACCAGCCATGGAAAATCATCTCCATCGGCCGTCGCCAGTGGGCGCATAGGTTTTGATCAATGCAGGTTGGTATAAGTCACCAGCAAGCCGGCAGCATAGGCGGCCAGCCAGGCCACCAGCACCGCCACGGCCGGACGGGCGACGCGGTCGCGGACCGCCAGGGCCAGTCCTAGAGTCTGTCTGACTTAGATTGAAGCATACCCTGCGTGCCGCAGATATGCGGCGCACTCCTGCGGAGGGAAAGCGTCCAGGAGTTTACCGACGCGCCTCCATGTGGTTTCGATGGTTCGTTCGTCAGCCTTTCGGACGAGGGTCTTGAGTTTGGCGAACATCATCTCGATGGGATTGAGATCGGGGCTGTAGGGCGGCAGGAAGAGCAGATGAGCACCGACCTTGCGAATGGCTTGGCGTGCCGGCTTTCCTTTGTGGCTTCCCAGATTATCGAGGATGACGACGTCACCGGGTTCCAGGGCCGGTGCCAAGGATTGCTCCACCCAGGCGGTGAAGGTCGCCCCATTGATGGGGCCGTCGAGGACCAGGGGAGCGATGATCCGGTCATGGCGCAGGCCCGCCAGGAAGGTCAGGGTTTTCCAGTGGCCGTGGGGAACCTTGGCCAGGAGGGCCTCTCCCCGAGGGCTCCATCCGCGCAGACGCGTCATGTTGGTCTTGACCCAGGTCTCATCGATAAAGACCAGGCGCGAGGGATCAAGCCTGTGTTGATGGGTTTTCCAGCGATGGCGCAGCCGCGCTACCCTCGGCCCATCCTGTTCCTTGGCCATCAGCGTTTTTTTTGAAGCTCAAGCCCAGACCACGGACGAAACGCCAGACGGTATCGTGGGTGACGACGACACCCCGCTCGGCCAGTTCTGCCGCCAGAGCCCGCATGGTCAGGTCCTTCTTCTCGGCCAGCCGGGATTGTATCCAATCGGCGGTCTCTCCGCTCAGAAGTGGGCGGCGATGCCCGCCCATCTTGCTGGGCTGAAGACCGCGCCCGGATCGCCACTTCTGGCCGATCCGAACCGCCGTCGCCACCGAAACCCCAAAGCGCTTCGCTGCCGAGCGTGTCGTCTCGCCTGAATTCAGGGCTGCGGCTATCCGCTGCCGAAGGTCTTGCGAAAGAGGTCCTGCCATCCCTGCTGGCCTCCTATCCAGCCAGCAGTTTGAATCACATTCTCGGCCCCAGGGGAATCCCAATTCCGATTCCGCTTAACTCAGACTGACTCTAGCAGCGCGGCCCCGCTCAGCGGCAGCTTGAACGCCAGGGCATAGGCCCCCATGCCGGCCAGCATGCGCCGGGCGGTCTCCAATGCCGCATCCAGGGCGTTCCAGTCGGCCAGGGTGGCCAGGGGGTTGCTGGCGCAATTTCCCGCCCCGGCCACCGGGACTAGGCCGCGCCAAGCCAGCATCACCGCCACCAGCGGCCCCAGCAGGGCCAGGGCCGGTCCCGGGCGGCGCAGACGGGGATCAGCGATCATCAGCGCCAGGGCCCCCACCGCCAGGGCCGGGGCCAAAGCCGCCCCGGTAGCCTTTGATCAGGTAGGACATGCCGGCGGCGATCAAGGCCCCATCGAGGCCACGGCCGGCCCGTACCAGTAGCAGCAGCATCGCGGCGATCAGATAGATCTGCGGCTTTTCCACCAGCATCAGCTGGGGCACCAGGGTCCAGGCCGCTTCCAGCCCCAGCAGCCCGAGGATAGTGGCCCAGCCGGCGAGTCCGGCGGCACCCGCCCCCGCTCCCCGCCCGCGCAGGGTTTCGGCCAGCATCTCCCAGATCAGCCCCATCAGCACCGCGTGCAGGACGACGAAGGGGGCCAGCGAGCGGCCCGGCTCGAACTGCCCGAAAAGCAGATTGGGAAAGGCCAGCAACGCCGGCAGGCCCTGGGTGTAGCCCATGCCCACCCAGGTGGAGTCCTCCGACAGGAACCCATCCTCGAGAAAGGCCTCGTGCGGCTAGGTCAGCCAGGCAGAAAATTCATCCCACGAATGGACCCGATAGACGAAGTCCCCGCGCCATCCGGCCAGGAGCGCCACCGTCAGGGGCAGCAGCACGGCCGGAGGCGCCACAGATCCGCTCCGGGCCGCCGGTGGGCCAATCCCGCCAGAGTGGGAACCAGCAAGCCCCAGGCCAGGACCCGCAAGCCCAACCCCAGGGCCATATTACCCACCAGCAGAACGGCCGGAATGGTCATGATACCCAGCATCAGGCGGGTACCGGGTGACGGGATATGCCACCACGCCCCCAACCCCAGACCGACGGACAGGCAAAGAAGCAGGGAAACGCTCAGGCCCAAGCCCCGTCCTCCCCGAGATCAGTCCAGTTCGAAGGCGTTCTTATAATCCAGTTTCAGCGCCGGGTCCTGCTCCTCTTTCCTGAGGAAGCAATTGCCGACCACCAGCACTTCGATCTCGCTGCCCATGAAACAGCGGAAGGCGTCCTCGGGGGTACAGACGATGGGCTCGCCCCGGACGTTGAAGCTGGTGTTGACCACCACGGGGCAGCCGGTGCGGGCCTTGAACGCCGAGATCAGCGCATGATAGCGCGGATTGGTGTCGGCATGGACGGTCTGGACGCGGGCGGAGTAATCCACGTGGGTCACCGCCGGAATGGCCGAACGCGGCACGTTCAGCTTGTCGATGCCGAACAGCTTCTCCTCGTCCGCGGTCATGGCGCGGCGATGCTTTTCCGCCACCGGGGCCACCAGCAGCATGTAGGGCGAGTCGCCGTCCAGATCGAACCACTCGGCCACATCCTCGCGCAGCACGCTGGGCGCGAAGGGGCGGAAGCTCTCGCGGTACTTGACCTTGAGGTTCAGCGTCTTCTGCATGGAGGGCGAGCGGGGGTCGCCCAGGATGGAGCGGCCGCCCAGGGCACGCGGACCGAATTCCATGCGGCCCTGCATCCAGCCCACCGCCTTTTCGTCGGCCAGGGCCTGGGCGGTGGCTTCGGTCACCTCGGCCTCGCCCATCACCGCGAACTTGGCGCCGGCGGCGGTCAGGCGCGCCTCGATATCGGCCTGCTCGAACACCGGACCGAGATAGGAGCCCCTCATGGCATCCTTGCCGGGGGTCACGCTGCGGGGCTGGCCCTTGTGGATGTGGTAGCCGGCCAGGGCGGCGCCGAGCGCGCCGCCGGCATCGCCCGAAGCCGGCTGGATCCAGATGTTGTCGAAGATGCCTTCGCGCAGAACCTTGCCGTTGGAGACGCAGTTCAGCGCCACGCCGCCGGCCAGGCAGAGATTCTTCGCCCCGGTTTCCTTCTTGATGCCGTGGCACAGCTTGGAAACGATGATTTCGGTCACCTCCTGGATGGAGGCGGCGATATCCATGTGGAACTGGGTCAGCGGGTCCTCGTCGGCCTGGCGCACCTTTTGCCCGAACAGCGCGGCGAAGCGCTGGTTGGTCATGGTCAGCCCGGTGCAGTAGTCGAAATACGACTGGTCCAGGCGGAACGAACCGTCCTCCTTCACATCGACCAGATTGTCGAGGATCAGCCTGGTGTATTTGGGCTCGCCGTAGGGCGCCAAACCCATCAGCTTGTACTCGCCGGAATTGACCTTGAAGCCGGTGTAATAGGTGAAGGCGGAATAGAGCAGCCCCAGGGAATGGGGAAAATGCAGTTCCTTGTGGATGTCCAGCCGGTTGCCCGACCCCATGGCCAGCGAGGTGGTGGTCCACTCGCCGACCCCATCCATGGTCAGCACCGCCGCGTCCTCGAAGGGCGAGGGAAAGAAGGCGCTGGCCGCATGGCTGAGATGGTGCTCGGCGAACAGCAGCTTGTTCATCCAGTCGAAATCAGGTGCGAAGCGCTTGATCTCGCGGGTCAGCAGATCCTTCTGGAACAGCTTTTCCTTCAGCCACACCGGCATGGCGGTCTTGAACGAGGAAAAGCCCTTGGGCGCGAAGGCGACATAGGTCTCCAGCAGCCGCTCGAACTTGAGGAACGGCTTGTCGTAGAACACCACGGAATCCACGTCGTCCAGGCCGATTCCCGCCTCGGCCAGACAATAGGCCACGGCCTTCTCGGGGAAGGCGGCGTCGTGTTTCCTGCGGGTGAAGCGCTCCTCCTGGGCGGCGGCGATGACGCGGCCATCCTCGACCAGGGCGGCGGCGCTATCGTGATAGAGGGCGGATAGGCCGAGAATGCGCAAGGGAGGACCTCAGAACAGGGTATAGATGAAGGGTGCCACCGCCGAGCCCTGCGACAGCACGATCAGGCCGCCGAACACCACCATCATGATCAGGATGGGCAGCAGCCAGAACTTCTTGCGTTCGCGCAGGAACTGCCAAAGCTCGATGAGGAAGCTCACGGGTGGTCTCTCCTAGAACTGGCGCCGCATGCTGTCGGGCGCCGGGCCCGGCGGGGTGCGATTGATCCAATAGCTGGCGGCGGCGTCATCGCGGTTCAGGCGCAGCGGGTCCTTGCCCAGCGCGCGCATGATCAGGGCGATGGGCGTCACGGTCAGGAAGAACAGCAGCCCCATGACCAGCGGCGTCACCACGTGATGCAACGCCATGCCGACCAGGAACCACAGCCTGTTGAGCGGCCTGAGAGCCTTGGGAACCACCAGGGCCGCCAGCAGGAATCCCACGGCGACCGCTCCGGCCCACAACCGGGGCTCACCGCCATCCTTGAGCGGCAACAGGGCGACGACGGCGAAGACAGCGGCGAAGACCAGACCGAACGACCGCTCGGAACCCATCTCGACCTTGCGGGCATGGGACCCACCGTCGATGGCGCCCTGTGACGTGCTCATGCTGTGGAAACGATCCCCTTGCTGAAGGTTGCCGGACTTCTACCACAGCCCAACCAGTTGAGGCAAACCGCTCAGGCCGGAGCCGCCACGGCTTCCACCCGGTCGCACAGCGCATGGCCGATCAGAATATGCATCTCCTGGATACGGGCGGTGACGCTGGACGGCACCACCAGCAGCGGGTCGGCCAGTCCCACCATCTTGCCGCCGTCGCGGCCCGAGAAGCCGGCCGCCACCAGACCCATGTCGCGGGCCACCGCCAGGGCGGTCAGCACGTTCGGGCTGTTGCCCGAGGTGGTGATGCCGATGGCCACGTCGCCGGGCCGGCCCAGCGCCTCGATCTGGCGCGAGAAGATTTCCTCGTAGGAGAAGTCGTTGGCGCAGGCGGTCAGCAGCGAGGTGTCGGTGGTCAGCGCCAGCGCCGCCAGGGCCTTGCGGTTGTAGCGGTAACGGATCACCAGTTCGGTCGCCAGGTGCTGAGCGTCGGCGGCCGAGCCACCGTTGCCGAAGAACAGGATCTTGCCACCCGCCGCCAGGCTGTCGAGACAGGCCTGGACCAGACGCTGAAAGGGTTCGCGCACCGCCGCGCCGGTAACCGCCAGTGTCTCGGCGTGCTCCGCGATCTGCTGATCGAGAAAGGCGGCGTATTTCATGGGGGCGATCCTCATTGTGGAATGAACCTCCTTAGCCCTTCCCGCCTGCCGCCGCAACACCCGACTCGGTCAGGGTACGCAATTGCCGGTTGGCCACCGTGATCATGGACAGATCGATATGGGACGCCGCCTTCAGCTCGGCCAGCAGGGTCTCGGCCCGCTCCACCGCCGCCCGGTTGGCCTCCAGCCAGGACTGGACCGCCGCGTCGGGCTCGAGGCCGGGATAGGAGGCCGCCACCACGCTGGTGATATCGCGCTGATGGCCATAGAGGTCCTCGATGGCCGCCGCCGCCGCCAGCTTCAGCCAGTGGCCCTGTCCCGACAGCTTTTCGGCCGAGGCGCGCAGCCAGCCCAGCGAGAACCGGGCTCCCACCGCGAAATAGAGGCGCCCGGCCGTCTCGATGGACAGGTCCTGACGGGTGGCGATGCGCAGGATGTCGGCGGCCGAGGCCAGGACGATCAGGTTGCCGACCCGCTGGGCCAGATCGTGGGGAACGCCCTGGCCGACGAAATACTCGATGCGGGCCAGAACCGCGGCGGCCGCATCGGGCGGCAGGATGGTGGGCACGGCGCCTTCCAGCGCCTTGACACCGGGCGACAGCTCGGCGATGCCCGCCCCCAGGGCAAAGGGCGACGGCATGGAACGCAGCACCCACATGGTGGCGCGCTCCACCAGCCGGTTGGCCTCGATCTGCATGGCGGTCTGGGCGGCGGCCGGCACCTTGCCGTCCAGCTCCTCGATGGCCCGCCAGACTTCGCGCATGCGGAAGGCGTCGCGCGCCACGATATAGGCCCTGGCCACCTGGGCCGGGGGATGGCCGGTGGTCTCCATCAGTTCCGAGACGAAGGCGCCGCCCACCCGGTTGACCATGGAATTGGTCACCACCGTGGCGACGATTTCCCGCCGCAGCCGGTGGCGCTGGACATCGTGACCGAAACGATCCCGGAGCGCCGTGGGAAAGTAGTTGGTCAGGTCGATGGCCATGAAGGGATCGTCGGGCAGTTCCGAGGCCAGGATATGGTCATAGAGCCAGATCTTGCCGTAGGCCAGCAGCACCGCCAGTTCGGGACGGGTGAAGCCCTGCTTCTTCGCCGCCCGCTCGGTCAGCGTCTCGTCGGTGGGCAGGAACTCGATGCCCCGGTCCAGCCGCCCGCTCTTTTCCAGCAGGCGCATGAAGCGGGCCTCGGCGTCCAGCAGCTCGGCGCCCTGGGCCTGAAGCATGGTCAGCGCCTGGGTCTGAAGGTAATTGTCGCGCAGCACCAGGGCACCCACTTCCCCGGTCATCTCGACCAGCAGCTTGTCGCGCTGCTTGGGGGTAAGATCGCCCGCCGCCACCAGGTCGTTGACCAGGATCTTGATGTTGACCTCGTGGTCCGAGCAATCCACCCCGGCGGAATTGTCGATGGCGTCGGTATCGATGCGCCCGCCCCCGCCGCCCGCCCCGCCGATGGCGTATTCGATGCGGCCCAGCTGGGTGAAGCCCAGATTGGCGCCCTCGCCCACCACCTTGGCACCAACCTCCGCGCCGTTGATGCGCAGGGAATCGTTGGCCCGGTCGCCGGCCTCGGCGTTGCTTTCGCCCGACGCCTTCACATAGGTGCCAATGCCGCCCAGGAACAGCAGGTCCACCGGCGCCTTGAGCAGGGCGCGGATCAGCTCGGTCGGCGTCAGACTATCTGACTCGATACCGAAACGAGCCCTGACCTGAGGGCTGATGGCAATGGTCTTGGCGGTGCGCGGCCAGATGCCGCCGCCTTCCGAGATAGTCGAGGTGTCGTAATCGGGCCAGGCCTTGGCGGCAACGAACAGCCGCTCGCGCTCGGCGAAGGTCTTTTGCGGGTCGGGATCGGGGTCGAGGAAGATGTGGGCGTGATTGAAGGCGGCGACCAGCCGGGCATGGGGCGAGCGCAGCATGCCGTTGCCGAACACGTCGCCCGACATGTCGCCCACGCCCACCACCGTGAAATCCTCGCTCCGGGTATCGACGCCCATCTCGCGGAAATGGCGTTCCACCGCCACCCAGGCCCCCTTGGCGGTGATGCCCATCTTCTTGTGGTCGTAGCCCTGGGAACCGCCGGAGGCGAAGGCATCGCCCAGCCAGTGGCCGTATTCCAGCGAAACCGAATTGGCGATGTCGGAGAAGGTGGCGGTGCCCTTGTCGGCGGCCACCACCAGATAGGGGTCGTCGCCGTCCCGGCGCAGCACGTCCGGGGGCGGCCTGACCCCTTCCGGCGTCAGGTTGTCGGTGAGGTCCAGCAGGCCGCGCATCAGAATCTTATAGCACTCGATGCCCTCGGCCAGATACGCCTCGACGCCCGCCGGTTTCCGGCGGGCGCTTCACCACGAAACCGCCCTTGGCGCCCACCGGAACGATCACTGCGTTCTTGACCATCTGGGCCTTCATCAGGCCCAGGATCTCGGTACGGAAATCCTCGCGCCGGTCGGACCAGCGGATGCCGCCGCGCGCCACCTTGCCGCCTCTGAGGTGGATGGCCTCGACACGCGGGCTGTAGACGAACACCTCCACCAGGGGCCGGGGGGCCGGCAACTCGTCCACCGCCTTGGAATCCAGCTTGAAGGACAGATAGGCCTTGGGCCTGCCGCCGCCATCGGTCTGGAAGTAATTCGTTCTTAAAGTGGAACGGATCAGGTTGAGGAAACGCCGCAGGATGCGGTCGTCATCGGCGCTGACCACTTTGTCCAGGCCGGCCAGCAGCGACGCCTCGATATGGCCCCCGTCGCCCGATTCCCCCTTGGGATCGAAGATGGCGAGGAACAGCCGCACCAAGGCGGCCGCCATGTCGGCATTGCCGCTCAGGGCCTGCTCGATATAGGCCTGGCTGTAGGTGATGCCGGTCTGGCGCAGGTACTTGGTGTAGGCGCGCAGCACCATGATTTCCCGCCACGACAGGCCGGCCGACAATACCAGCCGGTTGAAGCCGTCGCTGTCGGCGTCGCCCCGCCACACCGCCGCCAGGGCGTCGTGGAACAGGTCGCGCCGCTCGGCCACGTCGAGCGGCGAGCCATCGGCGCTTTCCACCTCGAAATCATGGACCCACACCGTCCCGCCGCCGGAGGCGGGAACGATCTCGTGAGGGACCTCGGCGATGACCACCAGCCCCATGGCCTCCAGCATGGGCAGGATACCGGACAGGGGCACCGGATGGCCGGAGCGGTAGAGCTTCAGCCGGCCCTGATAAGGTTCGGCCTCCACCGGACGGTAGAGGTTGAGCACGATGTCGCCGCCCGACGCCGCCTGGATGCGTCCCACGTCGGCCACCGCCGCCAGGACACCATGGCTTTCGCGGTAGGACGCCGGGAACGCCCGGCCCCAGCGCCGCGCCAGCGCCAGCCCGGCCGCCTCGCCGTGGGTCTGGACCAGGGCGTCCTGCAGATGCTCGTACCAGGTCCGCGCCGCGTCGGCGATACGCATTTCCAGCGCCGGAGCGTCCACCCGGAGCAGGTGGCCGGGCGTGGTGCGGATGATGAAATGCAGCCGGGCCAGGGGCAGATCGGCCACTTGGGTATAGAAGGCGTCGAGCGTGCCGCCCACCGCCTCCTCCAGCATGGCGGTGATGGCGAGGCGCAGCGGCGTGTCGTAGCGGTCACGCGGCACGAAGACCAGACAGGAGACGAAGCGTTCGAACTCGTCGTTCCTGAGGAACACCGCCACCCGCTGACGGTCCTGCAGGTGCAGGATGCCGATGCTGGTCTCGAACAGGGCATCCTCGGATACCTGGAACAGCTCATCTCTGGGGTAGGTCTCCAGGATATTGACCAGTGCCTTGGCATCGTGACCGGACTTGTTGAAGTCGGCCCGCGCCTCGACGCGGGCGATCTTGCGCCGCAGCAGGGGAATCTGCGCCGGGCGGTCGTTATAGGCGGCCGAGGTGAACAGTCCGAGGAAAGCGTGCAGCCCCACCACCCGC encodes:
- a CDS encoding carbamoyltransferase — translated: MRILGLSALYHDSAAALVEDGRVIAAAQEERFTRRKHDAAFPEKAVAYCLAEAGIGLDDVDSVVFYDKPFLKFERLLETYVAFAPKGFSSFKTAMPVWLKEKLFQKDLLTREIKRFAPDFDWMNKLLFAEHHLSHAASAFFPSPFEDAAVLTMDGVGEWTTTSLAMGSGNRLDIHKELHFPHSLGLLYSAFTYYTGFKVNSGEYKLMGLAPYGEPKYTRLILDNLVDVKEDGSFRLDQSYFDYCTGLTMTNQRFAALFGQKVRQADEDPLTQFHMDIAASIQEVTEIIVSKLCHGIKKETGAKNLCLAGGVALNCVSNGKVLREGIFDNIWIQPASGDAGGALGAALAGYHIHKGQPRSVTPGKDAMRGSYLGPVFEQADIEARLTAAGAKFAVMGEAEVTEATAQALADEKAVGWMQGRMEFGPRALGGRSILGDPRSPSMQKTLNLKVKYRESFRPFAPSVLREDVAEWFDLDGDSPYMLLVAPVAEKHRRAMTADEEKLFGIDKLNVPRSAIPAVTHVDYSARVQTVHADTNPRYHALISAFKARTGCPVVVNTSFNVRGEPIVCTPEDAFRCFMGSEIEVLVVGNCFLRKEEQDPALKLDYKNAFELD
- a CDS encoding SxtJ family membrane protein; translated protein: MSTSQGAIDGGSHARKVEMGSERSFGLVFAAVFAVVALLPLKDGGEPRLWAGAVAVGFLLAALVVPKALRPLNRLWFLVGMALHHVVTPLVMGLLFFLTVTPIALIMRALGKDPLRLNRDDAAASYWINRTPPGPAPDSMRRQF
- a CDS encoding D-sedoheptulose 7-phosphate isomerase, whose product is MKYAAFLDQQIAEHAETLAVTGAAVREPFQRLVQACLDSLAAGGKILFFGNGGSAADAQHLATELVIRYRYNRKALAALALTTDTSLLTACANDFSYEEIFSRQIEALGRPGDVAIGITTSGNSPNVLTALAVARDMGLVAAGFSGRDGGKMVGLADPLLVVPSSVTARIQEMHILIGHALCDRVEAVAAPA
- a CDS encoding NAD-glutamate dehydrogenase domain-containing protein, which codes for MRGLLDLTDNLTPEGVRPPPDVLRRDGDDPYLVVAADKGTATFSDIANSVSLEYGHWLGDAFASGGSQGYDHKKMGITAKGAWVAVERHFREMGVDTRSEDFTVVGVGDMSGDVFGNGMLRSPHARLVAAFNHAHIFLDPDPDPQKTFAERERLFVAAKAWPDYDTSTISEGGGIWPRTAKTIAISPQVRARFGIESDSLTPTELIRALLKAPVDLLFLGGIGTYVKASGESNAEAGDRANDSLRINGAEVGAKVVGEGANLGFTQLGRIEYAIGGAGGGGGRIDTDAIDNSAGVDCSDHEVNIKILVNDLVAAGDLTPKQRDKLLVEMTGEVGALVLRDNYLQTQALTMLQAQGAELLDAEARFMRLLEKSGRLDRGIEFLPTDETLTERAAKKQGFTRPELAVLLAYGKIWLYDHILASELPDDPFMAIDLTNYFPTALRDRFGHDVQRHRLRREIVATVVTNSMVNRVGGAFVSELMETTGHPPAQVARAYIVARDAFRMREVWRAIEELDGKVPAAAQTAMQIEANRLVERATMWVLRSMPSPFALGAGIAELSPGVKALEGAVPTILPPDAAAAVLARIEYFVGQGVPHDLAQRVGNLIVLASAADILRIATRQDLSIETAGRLYFAVGARFSLGWLRASAEKLSGQGHWLKLAAAAAIEDLYGHQRDITSVVAASYPGLEPDAAVQSWLEANRAAVERAETLLAELKAASHIDLSMITVANRQLRTLTESGVAAAGGKG
- a CDS encoding DUF5989 family protein codes for the protein MSFLIELWQFLRERKKFWLLPILIMMVVFGGLIVLSQGSAVAPFIYTLF